The sequence TACACGCACGAAATACACGTATAGCTATTTCGCCTCGGTTTGCTACTAGTATTTTTTTTATTTCCTTTGATCTGCCCATATTTTTCCTCCTTTAGGTTTAAGATGATGTACATTAGATACTTCATCAGGGATTACTTGTTTAATAGGTTGGTGTGACTCTTGAAAGCGGACATTCAAAGCGATATTATTCAAAATGCCCATCGCCCCCATTAGCACTAATATAGATGAACCTCCATAACTAATAAAAGGCAATGTAACTCCTGTTATTGGAAGCAACCCACTGGCTGCTCCCATATTCACAAAGGATTGAATTCCAACCATAGAAGCTATTCCAATTGCTAACAAACTTCCAAACTGATCCTCACATTTTCTTGAAATATAAAAACCCCTTAGAACTATGGCTGTTAGCAGTGCAATTACAGTTCCTACCCCAATAAAACCCAGTTCTTCCCCTATTACGGCTATAATAAAATCGGTATGGGCCTCCATCAAATACCCTAATTTTTGCACACCTTGTCCAAGTCCAACTCCATTTATTCCTCCTGTTCCAATGGCAATCAGAGATTGTATAAGGTGATATCCAGCTGAGTCCGGATAGTCAAAAGGTTGAAAAGCACCAGTAAATCTCGATAGCACTTCCTCTGTTGCTAATTTTGGAATAGCAAGTATGACTATCACCACACCAGATAGGATTAGAAACAACAAATGACTAAATCTTATTCCAGAACTAATGATAATAGCTGCTCCTATAAAGGCAATAATAGAGGCCGTTCCAATGTCAGGTTGTTTTAATATAAGTCCTAACATAATGACAAGGATGATGAGAGGGGGTAAGACAGCCTTGTTGAAGTTATCAATGTAATTTTCTTTTTTTGCATAAATAGCCGATAAATATATAATAACAGATAATTTAGTTAATTCTGAAGGTTGAATATTAAAAAATCCTAAATCGATCCAAGATTTTGCATTATTTCTTACCTCTCCAAAAAAAAGAACAAAAATGAGGAGAGAAATAGTACCTAATACAATGAGCTTTACTAACCTTTTATATTTACTATATGGAAATAGAGTCGTAAACACAAGTACTAATAAACCTAAGACAAACCATTTCAGTTGTTGAAGTAGATAATAATTGCTGGGCAAATCATATTTAACAACAACCATCACCATGCTTGCACTGTACACCATTAGAACTCCGACTGCTGCAAGGATGATTGGAGAAATAAATAGGATAAAATCAATATGTTTCCACTTTTTCATAATAAAAATCTTCCTTCATATGTACATTTTATAAGAAAAGCTTAAGCGCACTCCGTAACAAGAAAAGCGCTTGTTCCTGCGAAGTAGCTCTATGTAGCTTTACTTAGTGCGATTACTCGGGGCAAAAACTTCGAACATTGCTCGATGGAGCTTTTTCGTTGGAGCTAGACTAATTTTCTAACAACTTATAAATTCTAATAGTTAGAATACTTGGTATTTTCTGTGCCCACTGAATCAGAAAAGAAAGTTCTTTTTTGTGAAAAAAAACTCAAATTACAACAAAGTCGTAATTTGAGCTTTTTATTAAGATCCATTAGCTGCCGTTTCGTGTAAAGTGTCCAATTGCCTCTCTAAGTTTCCTAAGAGCAGTCGACCTTCTTCTTCCGTGATCAACTTTAATCGCACCGCAAAGTCTATCTCACGAGATAACCCAAACATTTGTGTATCCAATACCTCTTCGTATAGAGGACATTGGGGCATGGTTAAATTATCCATTTGAACCTTTATTAGCCGTAATATTTTATCGGCATCAGCCTTTAGAAGGGCATAGGCCTGTTCGCGATGGTTAATCGCAACTTCTGATGAAGACATGGGAATCCCCTCCATTCAAAACAGACTTTATCTTTATTTATATTACCGTTTCAACAGAAAAATTGCAACAAATCATTTTTAAAAAATAGACAAATCCAACCGTTTCGATAACTTTTCCATTAAATACAGTCCAATGACACTGTTTCCCTTTTTATTTAGCCGAGGACTGTATACACCTATTCCTCCTACCCCTTTAACAGAGCCCATGATTGCCCCAGAAACCCCGCTTTTAGCTGGGATTCCTACTTTAATAGCAAACTCACCGGATGCATCATACATTCCACAGGTTACCATAAAAGTCTTACAAATTTGTGCATAGTGTTCTGAAAGTAGTTGCTTCCCTGACGGGATTGTTTTTCCTCCATTCGCAAAAAAAGCTCCTAATAAAGCAAGTTGATCAATGTTCACTTCCAAAGAACATTGTTTAGTATAAGTATCTAGGATCATTTCCACATCTCCATCAATCACTTTTCCCTGCTTCATAAAATAAAGTAAAGAACGATTTAGAAACGCCGTTTCAAATTCAGATTGAGCGACTCCTTCATTAACATCAACAGTGTCATCACCTAATATTTGATGAATAAAACTTTTGATCCTATTAATTTTACTGTCTGCTGAATTTCCTTTAATCATGGAAGTAACTGCAAGAGCCCCTGCATTTATCATTGGATTTAAAGGGATCGACGGTTTTGATGTCTCCAACTTAATGATGGAATGAAAAGGATCTCCTGTTGGTTCCATACCTACTTTAGAAAAAACATACTCTTCTCCTTGATCAAGTAAAGCAAGAGCAAGTGCCACAACCTTTGAAATACTTTGTAAAGTAAAGGTTTGACATTCTGCACCCGCATGGATCGTTCGACCTTCTATATCAACAAATGATATACCTATACAATTTGCTGGTACTTTTTGTAGTGCAGGAATATAACTAGCCACTTCACCTTGATTGAGAAGCGCCTCTGCTTCTTGAACCCAATCCTCCAATTGCAATTCATATACATTTCCTTTCATGAATGGACCTCCATTTGTGCATGAAGCTGACTTTTTCGATATACTTACCTTAGTTTATACTTTAAAAGAAAGAATTAATAGGGATGGTGGAAAATTATGAATGGAATTATTCAAATTAAAGGAAAAGTTAAATATCCGATCACGTTAGACCCAAGTGTTTGGATTTTTGACGATCGAAAAGTACAATGGGAACAAGCTTTTCAATCCCTTCAGAAAGATGATGAGGATCAAACTGCAAAAAATTACGCAAAGCAGTTTAGCCAAGCCTTATATCAACAAAAATTAGACCCGCCAGTGAACCGAAGTCTTACGAATTTTGAAAAAAAACAGAGCCTTGAGGAATCATTTGTTATACCCATTAAACCTTTTCTTACTAATGCACAGCCTGAAGAATCCAAAGAAGCCTTACTAGACACAACATCAGGTAAAATCACTATTCCCTATTCAAGGTTAGTGGACTCCTTTTTACTTTTTGCAGTGAAAGGAAAACCTATTACAGATGAAGGGCCTGTCCATTTATATTTTGGAGACAAAAGCAACTATGACACCCCTATAAAAGGGATTCAAAATATCATTTTTGAGTAAATAAAGAAGATTCCTCATTTATCCCGCATGACGGTAGCTAACCATGAAGCAAGCTTCACAAACAAGGATGAAAAATTAATGTTTTATTTTCATGGGAGTAATACCCTCCCCTCAATAAGTGAAACGAAAAGAGTAGGCGAGGGATAAACTCTCCGTAAATGTCCGATTGGTTCAATGTCCTTTAGGTCACACCCTTGGGTGCTAACAATCAGTGGGGGACCCCCACTGATTGAAGTTTCACTTTTATCCTGAGGAATCACCTTTTTGGCTACGCTCTCATAGCAAGTCTGCTGCCATTTGAGCTAATTCAGATCTTTCTCCCTTTACCATGGTTATGTGGCCACTTAAACGCTGATTTTTGAATTTTTCAACAACATGCATTAATCCATTATTATATTCATCCAAATAAGGATGATCTATTTGCTGCGTATCCCCTAATAAAACTACCTTACTCCCCTCACCAACTCTGGTGAGAATAGTTTTAACTTCATGTTTGGTTAAGTTCTGAGCCTCATCAATCAGAATCAGTTGCTCTGGTATACTTCGACCCCTAATATAAGTCAACGCTTCAATCTGAATAGATCCCATTCCTGATAATATGGCATCCAATTCTTCACTCTTTTTTACATTAAATAAGAATTCAAGGTTATCATATATTGGCTGAATCCACGGTCTTAATTTTTCCTCTTTTTCTCCAGGAAGGTAACCAAGATCTTTGCCCATTGGGACGACTGGGCGAGCCACTAATAACTTTTTAAATAAGCGCTGATCTTCAATTTGCATTAATCCAGCTGCTAAAGCTAAAAGTGTTTTTCCCGTTCCCGCTTTTCCTACCATAGTAACTAGAGGAACATCTTCAGAAAGTAATAACTCCAAAGCCATTAATTGTTGAACATTTCTTGGCTTTATTCCCCAAATGGGTTCCTGTCCAATTTTTAATTTTACAATTCGATCTTTGTTAGCAGAGACCCTTCCTATAGCAGATTGCGAGGAATTAAATGAATTTCTCATAATGATAAATTCATTTGGGAAAATATAGGGATGGTCTTTTATACTTGTGGAAAGAAATCCATTAGTAAAAAAAGTTGTAAAGTCTTGTTCGGAAACGCTCCACTCTTGGAATCCAGAAAACGAAACATCTTCTTTTACCGCACGTTCATTTAAGAAATCCTCTGCTTTTAAACCAACAGCCTCTGCTTTAACTCGCATGAGAATATCCTTAGATACAAGAATGACCTGACGTTGTGTGTTTAATTGCTTTTCTTCTTCTTGTAGGTTAATTGCAACAGCAAGTATTCGATTATCATTTGTCTTTTCATCAAATACATTTGTGAATTTTTTGAAGGAACGATGGTTGAGTTCAATTTTTAAATTTCCTCCATTTTCTAATTGGACTCCCTGATGTAAATTCCCCCTTTGGCGTAATTTGTCAATCAGTCGTGATACGTATCGAGCATTATGCCCAAGTTCATCCATTTGTCTTTTTTTCGAGTCCACTTCCTCTAAAACAATGGCAGGTATAATGACTTCGTGCTCATCGAACGAAAAGATAGACAGCGGATCCTGAAGTAGTACATTAGTATCAAGAACATATAGTTTTTTCAAAATGAGTGACCTCCTGATTGGATTTCGTCATTCATCCTTGCTAATCCATTTATATGATGAAACGCATAAAGATAGAAGGTTCATTACAAAATAAACAAAAAGGAGGTTTGACTAATGTACTTTAAATATATAAGTATTTTGATGCTGTCTATGCTTCTTATTGCATGTCAGCAGAACGATGAAAATCAAGCAACGAATGAAGAAATACGAGACAACGGTATGATTCATGTGAAAAATTCTGATCCAATTGAACGTGAGGAATTATCTAACCAAGAGATTGCGGATCGATTAGCTAACATAGCAGACCGTATGCCTGATGTTGACCGTGCTACCGCCATAGTAGCAGGGCCCTATACAGTTGTAGGAATTGAAGTAGATAAGGATTTTGATCGTTCGAAGGTAGGATCGATCAAATATACAGTAGCGGAAGCTGTCCATAAAGATCCTTATGGTCGTGAGGCGATTGTAGTAGCCGACCCAGATGTGGTAGAGAGAGTGGAGCATATGGGAGACAAAATGGCTCAAGGCCATCCTGTACAAGGAATTATTGATGAGCTCTCAGCCCTTGTAGGTAGAATCATGCCAGAAGTACCCGTTCCCGAACAACCTCAAGAGCCCAATCAAAATAAAGAATCACTTCCTGAAGATCAAGAAGAAAATTTAGATAACATTCAAGAAGACCAATCTAATCAACAAATGGAATAAGAAAAGCGCAAGCACCCTTCGAAACAAAAAAATCATTTGTTTCTGCGAAGAAGATCTAAGTAGCTTTCCTTACTGCGATTCCCAGTAGCAAAATTAAGATAAACTCTTCCCGCTGAAGCTAGACAGGTTTTATACTTTCCTTTTGAAGAAGGAGTCGATTTAATCATCGACTCCTTCTTTTTAAACAATCTTTAAGGCCTCCATAACTTGACTATCCAAATTTGATGCCGCATTCAAATCATATGTTTTTTCATATTCCGGACCACTGGTTATCTTTGATCCATAAAACATAACATCACGCACCTCGTCAATTTCGACTTCTACTTTCGCCAACTTTAATGGAATTCCTTTCATTTTTTCAAATACCACTTTGGCTCGCCCACCTATTGAATAGGTCGACCCATCTCCAATCAATGTGAAAGTTACATTTGTATTATGTAATATATTGGTTAAAATCCTGGAACGATTATCCACAGCAAACACCAAGGTATTTGGAGTAGGTGCATAAATCCAACTTATCGCATTCATCATTGGTATATTTTTTTCAAAATCAATCGTTGACAATAACATATATCTTTCCGCTTGAAGAAGACTGAATTGACTTTCATTCAATTTATTTTCTACTTGATTCGGCATATAAATGCCTCCTTCCTCTTAATTCGGATCTTTTACAATTTCGTGTTATAATTATATCAATTGAATCGATTGTGTTCCAATATTGACTTAGCCTATATATCAGAGGTGAAAAAAATGCGTGTTAAATGTTTATTATGTGATGAAGTAGAATCTATAAATGGTAGTTCTTTACAAGCAAAAAAATTAAGAAGTCTTCGAACTTTTTTTTATCTATGCCAAACATGTAATGACAGAATCGGTGAAAAAACTAAAGTTCGCAAGGCTACTGGACAATTCCGAGAATATAGAGAAAAGAAAAACGATCCGTATATAAGCTAACCGGGCCATATAGGCCCGGTTTTTTTTCGTAAGACAGTATAAAATCTATCTTATCTCAGTTTTTTCCAGAGTAATCACAATAGCCAATTCGACTCTAGTCGATAAAGTCAACATCCTTGAAGAAGGTTCGGTAAAAAAAGCGACATCGTGTAGGGACTGTGATTACTCGTCCCACCGAAATGATTCGCAACGCCTACGTGACCCACAAGAGATGCTTCTAAGAATTTACTTCGCAGAAATAAGTGATTTTCTTGTTTCGAAGGGCGCTTGCGCTTTTCTTATTCATTATAATTTTTAAATTTGTGTGGTTCTTTTTTAATTTGATCATTAATTAATTCAATGAGTTCTGATGGAAAACGCAGTTTTCTTTCCTCATTTTCTTTTGTACAAGTTACAAAGTATAGGTCTTCTTCTTTTTTAACTTCTATGTTTTTCACTTTTTGCTCTTCGATTAGGAGCTTTTTAAAAAATTGAGCGGTCTCCTGTGCCGAGTGGTCGTCTGGTCTATCATCAGCGACTAACTGGATAGATAACCAATTGTATACCGCATCTTGTAATGATTGCACAATCATTCCCCCTTGTTAAATACTTGTCTTTTCTTGCTTCTCCCTTTCCCTGTGTAGGCGGAATCGATATATTCCAAGGAAAACAGCTGATCCTAATAATCCTTCAGCTATCGGTAATGTTAAGCCTAGAGGGACAGTTAAAAATAGGCACCCTATAACTAACACTAAATATACAACTGCCGATTTTAACAAAGGTAACTTTTTTGCAAATCCAAGTTTGTAGGTAATAATTGCAGAAACTAAAATTACTAAATACAAAACAAATGCTCCTAGAATTAATTCACCTTCAAAATATTGAAAAACAGTGCGAGCAACTGGCCATAAATCATCAGGTGTAGTGATTGCGTTCGACGAATCCATACTGACTCTCCTTTAATATTCTATACATCCACCTTATCATACTAAAAATATAAAGAAAAATCACGTGAAAATGTAAATCAAATCTAGTATAGTTAATAATTGAGTAAATAAATTTAAAAAGGGAGAATGTTATGAAAAAAATACAAATAACACCTTTGATTCTAGCGTTTCTAGTTATTATCAGCTTTTCTATAGTTGGAGTAACCATTGCCTATCGAAGTATTCTTTGGTCTAGCTTCTTTTTACTTGTAGGGTTTGGAGTTATGGGATATGGAATGGGCCAAAAAAGGAAAACCTCAAAAAGATAATCCATCGTTACACCGATGGATTGTCTTTTAACTGAATGTACTGCTCCGTAATTTCTTTGTGTATCGAAGGATGACTTGAAACGATTGAATTATTACCCTCCAAAGAGATGGCTGATCCATCTGCTCTAGAAGTAATGCCTCCAACTTCTTCCACGATCACAATACCAGCCGCTATATCCCATGGTGCCAACTTCATAGTTACATATCCGTCCATTATACCTTCTGCCAGATAAGCAAATTCTAACGCGGCGGAACCGTATGATCTTGTGCCCCTCACATCTTTGATCAGTTTTTGAATCGATTCATGTTCAACTCTCCAATTTTCGGTAGCCCAAAATCCATTAATCCCTAGTATAGATTCCTTTAGTTTTCTTTTACCAGAAAACCTTCCTAAAGGACTTCCATTTTTAAAAGCCCCAGCGCCTTTTCTTGCTTCATAAAGAACATCTGACATAACGTCATAAATTAACCCAATCATACCTACTCCGTCGTGATAGACACCAACCGAAATGGCAAAGTTTCGTTTTTGGTGTACAAAGTTGATAGTCCCATCAATAGGGTCAATAAACCAAACAGTTCCAGACAAGGTTGCTTCCTGGTCTCCAAAACCTTCTTCACCAATGATTTTATGACTCGGATAAGAGTCTCTTATTTTATTTACAAAAAACTCCTCTGTGGATTTATCTATCTCTGTAACAAGGTCATTAGCATTAGATTTAGTTTCAATAAGCATCGGCTTATCTAGAGAGTCTCGGATAGCCCCACCTGCTTCATATACCCATTTTTTTGCTTGCTCATGAATAGATTCAAAATTTTTGTCTATCATTAACTTGACTCCTTTGTTATTAGTTCCATTCTGATTACCTTTAATAATATGTACCAAAAAAAACTTTTTTGATCAAATAATACAATTTGTATCATCTATAAGCCTGATTAATTGGGACAAGATGCAGCCTATGATAAAATATAGTTCAAAAAGGAGGTAGAAAAATGTCGATACAAGGATTTAATAAAGACGATTTTTCCGCTTTTTATATTGATGGATTAGACGAAAGAATGGCAGCTATACAGGAAAGAATTCAGCCTAAATTCAAGGTTCTTGGGGAAAACTTAACCAATTACTTAAGTGAAGCTCTGAATCAAGAAATGTATTTACATATCGCAAAGCATGCTAGGCGCTCTGTTAATCCTCCAAAAGATACTTGGCTAGCTATTGCACATAATAAAAGAGGTTATAAAAAACACCCTCATTTCCAGCTTGGTTTATTCGATGATCATCTCTTTATCTGGCTCGCTTTTATTTATGAATTACCCCAAAAGGAAAACACAGCAAGGGCTTTTTTAGAGCATTTAGAGGATGTAAAGAAGACCATACCTTCTCATTATATGATCTCGTTAGACCATACACAAAAAGAAGCAAAACCAGTATCGGATTTTGATTTAGAAAAAGGATTGATACGTTTTAGAGATGTAAAAAAAGGAGAATTTCTAGTTGGTCAACATATAAGTTCTGATGACCCTCTCGTCCAAAATGGAGAAAAACTGGATGAAATCGCAAAAGAAACTTATAATACTCTGTTACCATTATATAGAATGTCCTTAACCGTAGAATAAGCAAAAGAACATTCAATGACTAGAAAAACTGGCTTATCGTTAAAGGGATTCTTGAAAGCGTATTTTACTTTCTTAGAAGCCCCTTGTACTCTTGAGTTGAGTGCAAGTCCTAATGGCGAAAGCCTTAGTTTTACTTATGCTATCACAACTAAGTTATAAATTCTGAAAGTAAAATCAAAGAGGCCTTATTGGCCTCTTTTTACATTTTAATTTTCGTTTGAGAATCTTCTTTAGCTTTTTTCACCACTGGAAAAGCCGCATATCCAGAATCCTGTTCAAAATAACACTCCCTTTTAAAGATGGCTCATTCGATGCTTAATATCATCTGCTTCTGTTTTTATCCTATTAAAAAGTTCTTGCACAGTAGGAATATCGTGGATTCTGGACACTACTTGACCAGCCCATGCAAACCCCTCTTCTTCTAAACCGTCATAAATAAATCTTTTATTAGCTTTCCCACTAATATAGTCCTTTAACTCCTCATAGCCTAAATCTCTTTTTTCCATATCTAGAATTTTCTCAGTCCATGAATTTTTCAACGCTCTCGCGGGAGTACCTAATGTTCTCTTAATAACTGTAGTGGCATCAGAATCCGCCTCGATTATTCGTTTTTTATAATGCTCGTGGGCATGTACACACTCCTTTGTTGCTATGAATCTTGTGCCCATCTCTACACCTTCTGCACCTAATGCTAGAGCAGCCATTAATCCTCTTCCGTCTGATATCCCGCCTGAAGCGATCACTGGTATTTGGACAGCATCAACAACTTCTGGGGTTAAAATAAATGTGCCTAAGTCACTTCTACCTAAGTGTCCTCCGCCTTCATACCCTACCACCATGACCGCATCAGCTCCTAATTGTTGCGCTTTGATGGCTTGTCTTTTAGCTGCAACAAGTACTAATGCTTTTATTCCTTTAGGCTTAACCATATCTAGAATCGGTTTTGGATTCCCTCCAGTTATTGAAACAATTTCCACACCTTCTTCTATAGCAACATTGACCATATCTTCAAAAGGCCGACGTCCTTGTCCTATGGCAAAATTCACACCGAATGGATTAGTTGTTTTATTCTTTACTTGATGAATTTCCTTGCGTAATTCCTCTGGGTCAGGTAGACTCATAGCAGTAATTTGCCCCAATCCACCTGCATTCGAAACAGCTGCTGCTAATTCAGCATAAGCCAAATAGGCCAATCCACCTTGAATGATGGGAAATTGGATATTCAAGAGCTCGGTAATTTTAGTTTTCATAAAAACCTCTCCCTTAGCTTTTTTTCATTTTTATATTGAATGTTTTTCTTGAATGTACGAAGGGTATTGTAACAAACTAGTCATAAGATATTCTTTTTGCTATAATTCTTTTGTTTATCAATAAAATTTTTAGAGATTAAGAGGTGTTTTGATTTTGTCTCAAGAAGATACACCATTATTTACGGGAGTTAAAGAACATGCACAGAAAAACCCCATTCAGTTCCACATCCCCGGTCATAAACGCGGTCGCGGAATGGACCCTGAATTCAAAAATTTCATAGGAGATAATGCATTATCGATTGACTTAATTAATATAGGTCCTCTAGATGATCTTCATCATCCCCATGGAATGATACAGGAAGCGCAACAGTTAGCTGCAAAAGCCTTTGGCTCAGATTATACATTCTTTTCCGTTCAAGGAACAAGCGGTGCAATCATGGCTATGGTTATGTCTGTTTGTAAACCCGGGGATAAGATTATTGTTCCTAGGAACGTTCATAAATCGGTTACCTCGGCAATTGTTTTTTCTGGTGCAACCCCCGTGTTTATTCATCCTGAAGTAGATTCTAGACTAGGGATTTCTCATGGTATTGCACCTGAAGCTGTAGAAAAAGCGTTGAATCATCATCCTGATGCAAAGGGCGTACTTGTCATTAATCCAACCTATTTTGGAATTGCGGCAGATTTAAAACGGATTGTAGATATTGCACACGAAAGAAATGTACCCGTTCTTGTAGATGAAGCTCACGGAGTCCATATCCATTTCCATGAGGATTTGCCAATGTCAGCCATGCAAGCTGGAGCTGATATGGCGGCAACTAGCGTTCATAAATTAGGTGGTTCCCTTACCCAAAGCTCTGTGTTGAACTTAAGGGAAGGGCTCATTCATCATGAACATGTTCAATCCATTTTATCCATGTTAACAACAACATCTACTTCCTATATCTTGCTAGCATCCTTGGATGTTGCCAGAAAACAATTAGCTACAAGGGGACAAGAATTACTTGACTATGCACTCTCTCTGTCAGACAAAGCAAGAAA is a genomic window of Bacillaceae bacterium S4-13-56 containing:
- a CDS encoding aminotransferase class I/II-fold pyridoxal phosphate-dependent enzyme; protein product: MSQEDTPLFTGVKEHAQKNPIQFHIPGHKRGRGMDPEFKNFIGDNALSIDLINIGPLDDLHHPHGMIQEAQQLAAKAFGSDYTFFSVQGTSGAIMAMVMSVCKPGDKIIVPRNVHKSVTSAIVFSGATPVFIHPEVDSRLGISHGIAPEAVEKALNHHPDAKGVLVINPTYFGIAADLKRIVDIAHERNVPVLVDEAHGVHIHFHEDLPMSAMQAGADMAATSVHKLGGSLTQSSVLNLREGLIHHEHVQSILSMLTTTSTSYILLASLDVARKQLATRGQELLDYALSLSDKARKAINEIPHLYCVGDEILTSSASYDIDPTKLIISVKQLNVTGYEVELWLRENYNIEVELSDLYNILCLITPGDIESDVDTLIQALSHLSKELENQAKADWDQVEVYIPEIPLLAISPRDAFYSETEIIPLKEAEGRISAEFVMVYPPGIPIFLPGEIITFENIDYIRKNLEAGLPVQGPEDETIENIRVIKEHKAFR
- a CDS encoding pyridoxamine 5'-phosphate oxidase family protein; the protein is MPNQVENKLNESQFSLLQAERYMLLSTIDFEKNIPMMNAISWIYAPTPNTLVFAVDNRSRILTNILHNTNVTFTLIGDGSTYSIGGRAKVVFEKMKGIPLKLAKVEVEIDEVRDVMFYGSKITSGPEYEKTYDLNAASNLDSQVMEALKIV
- the glsA gene encoding glutaminase A; the protein is MKGNVYELQLEDWVQEAEALLNQGEVASYIPALQKVPANCIGISFVDIEGRTIHAGAECQTFTLQSISKVVALALALLDQGEEYVFSKVGMEPTGDPFHSIIKLETSKPSIPLNPMINAGALAVTSMIKGNSADSKINRIKSFIHQILGDDTVDVNEGVAQSEFETAFLNRSLLYFMKQGKVIDGDVEMILDTYTKQCSLEVNIDQLALLGAFFANGGKTIPSGKQLLSEHYAQICKTFMVTCGMYDASGEFAIKVGIPAKSGVSGAIMGSVKGVGGIGVYSPRLNKKGNSVIGLYLMEKLSKRLDLSIF
- a CDS encoding YlaH-like family protein, encoding MDSSNAITTPDDLWPVARTVFQYFEGELILGAFVLYLVILVSAIITYKLGFAKKLPLLKSAVVYLVLVIGCLFLTVPLGLTLPIAEGLLGSAVFLGIYRFRLHREREKQEKTSI
- a CDS encoding PhoH family protein, translated to MKKLYVLDTNVLLQDPLSIFSFDEHEVIIPAIVLEEVDSKKRQMDELGHNARYVSRLIDKLRQRGNLHQGVQLENGGNLKIELNHRSFKKFTNVFDEKTNDNRILAVAINLQEEEKQLNTQRQVILVSKDILMRVKAEAVGLKAEDFLNERAVKEDVSFSGFQEWSVSEQDFTTFFTNGFLSTSIKDHPYIFPNEFIIMRNSFNSSQSAIGRVSANKDRIVKLKIGQEPIWGIKPRNVQQLMALELLLSEDVPLVTMVGKAGTGKTLLALAAGLMQIEDQRLFKKLLVARPVVPMGKDLGYLPGEKEEKLRPWIQPIYDNLEFLFNVKKSEELDAILSGMGSIQIEALTYIRGRSIPEQLILIDEAQNLTKHEVKTILTRVGEGSKVVLLGDTQQIDHPYLDEYNNGLMHVVEKFKNQRLSGHITMVKGERSELAQMAADLL
- a CDS encoding DUF1054 domain-containing protein — its product is MSIQGFNKDDFSAFYIDGLDERMAAIQERIQPKFKVLGENLTNYLSEALNQEMYLHIAKHARRSVNPPKDTWLAIAHNKRGYKKHPHFQLGLFDDHLFIWLAFIYELPQKENTARAFLEHLEDVKKTIPSHYMISLDHTQKEAKPVSDFDLEKGLIRFRDVKKGEFLVGQHISSDDPLVQNGEKLDEIAKETYNTLLPLYRMSLTVE
- a CDS encoding YlaN family protein codes for the protein MSSSEVAINHREQAYALLKADADKILRLIKVQMDNLTMPQCPLYEEVLDTQMFGLSREIDFAVRLKLITEEEGRLLLGNLERQLDTLHETAANGS
- a CDS encoding DUF2197 domain-containing protein, whose translation is MRVKCLLCDEVESINGSSLQAKKLRSLRTFFYLCQTCNDRIGEKTKVRKATGQFREYREKKNDPYIS
- a CDS encoding nitronate monooxygenase family protein → MKTKITELLNIQFPIIQGGLAYLAYAELAAAVSNAGGLGQITAMSLPDPEELRKEIHQVKNKTTNPFGVNFAIGQGRRPFEDMVNVAIEEGVEIVSITGGNPKPILDMVKPKGIKALVLVAAKRQAIKAQQLGADAVMVVGYEGGGHLGRSDLGTFILTPEVVDAVQIPVIASGGISDGRGLMAALALGAEGVEMGTRFIATKECVHAHEHYKKRIIEADSDATTVIKRTLGTPARALKNSWTEKILDMEKRDLGYEELKDYISGKANKRFIYDGLEEEGFAWAGQVVSRIHDIPTVQELFNRIKTEADDIKHRMSHL
- a CDS encoding DUF5325 family protein, whose translation is MKKIQITPLILAFLVIISFSIVGVTIAYRSILWSSFFLLVGFGVMGYGMGQKRKTSKR
- the ftsW gene encoding putative lipid II flippase FtsW; amino-acid sequence: MKKWKHIDFILFISPIILAAVGVLMVYSASMVMVVVKYDLPSNYYLLQQLKWFVLGLLVLVFTTLFPYSKYKRLVKLIVLGTISLLIFVLFFGEVRNNAKSWIDLGFFNIQPSELTKLSVIIYLSAIYAKKENYIDNFNKAVLPPLIILVIMLGLILKQPDIGTASIIAFIGAAIIISSGIRFSHLLFLILSGVVIVILAIPKLATEEVLSRFTGAFQPFDYPDSAGYHLIQSLIAIGTGGINGVGLGQGVQKLGYLMEAHTDFIIAVIGEELGFIGVGTVIALLTAIVLRGFYISRKCEDQFGSLLAIGIASMVGIQSFVNMGAASGLLPITGVTLPFISYGGSSILVLMGAMGILNNIALNVRFQESHQPIKQVIPDEVSNVHHLKPKGGKIWADQRK
- a CDS encoding inositol monophosphatase family protein, giving the protein MIDKNFESIHEQAKKWVYEAGGAIRDSLDKPMLIETKSNANDLVTEIDKSTEEFFVNKIRDSYPSHKIIGEEGFGDQEATLSGTVWFIDPIDGTINFVHQKRNFAISVGVYHDGVGMIGLIYDVMSDVLYEARKGAGAFKNGSPLGRFSGKRKLKESILGINGFWATENWRVEHESIQKLIKDVRGTRSYGSAALEFAYLAEGIMDGYVTMKLAPWDIAAGIVIVEEVGGITSRADGSAISLEGNNSIVSSHPSIHKEITEQYIQLKDNPSV
- a CDS encoding YhcN/YlaJ family sporulation lipoprotein; the protein is MYFKYISILMLSMLLIACQQNDENQATNEEIRDNGMIHVKNSDPIEREELSNQEIADRLANIADRMPDVDRATAIVAGPYTVVGIEVDKDFDRSKVGSIKYTVAEAVHKDPYGREAIVVADPDVVERVEHMGDKMAQGHPVQGIIDELSALVGRIMPEVPVPEQPQEPNQNKESLPEDQEENLDNIQEDQSNQQME